The Megalobrama amblycephala isolate DHTTF-2021 linkage group LG13, ASM1881202v1, whole genome shotgun sequence genome contains a region encoding:
- the acbd7 gene encoding acyl-CoA-binding domain-containing protein 7: protein MTLKAEFEQYAEDVKKVKTRPNDQELRDLYGFYKQAIIGDINIDKPGILDMKGKAKWEAWNLRKGMSNEDAMNAYISLAKEVIEKYGM, encoded by the exons ATGACTTTGAAG GCTGAATTTGAGCAATATGCAGAGGATGTAAAGAAAGTGAAGACCAGACCTAATGACCAGGAGCTGCGGGATTTGTATGGCTTCTACAAGCAAGCTATCATTGGGGACATTAATATCG ATAAACCTGGAATACTGGATATGAAAGGGAAAGCCAAATGGGAGGCATGGAATTTAAGGaaag GTATGTCAAATGAGGATGCCATGAATGCCTACATTTCGCTGGCCAAGGAAGTTATTGAAAAGTATGGAATGTGA